The sequence AGCACGAAGGCGGACTGCTCGGCGCCGTAGGCGTCCTCCGCCTCGCCGCCGGTAGCAATGTCTCGCGCCGCCGCGTACACGTCGAACGTGTCCTTCACCACCACGTAGCGCGAGCCCAGCCGCGAGAAGATGGCTGTCTTCCCCATGTGCACGAAGCCGATGCCGCGCGGCTTGCCGGTGGGGGAGATGGCGGCCCGGCCCGCCTGTGTGAGTATCGGGTTGACGAAGGCCAGCGCCTGCGGGCCTTTTACGGCATCAGCGGCGCGGGTCTCCGCGTCCTGCTGCGCAAGTCCCTCCGACACCGCGAGCTGGACGTAGGCCGCGCGGAGGATGCCCAGTTCCGCCGTGTACTCGGGCGCGCTGATGTCCACGTACGCGAAGGTGTCCGAGGTGAAGGAGCCCGCGACGCCGAGCGCTGTCAGGGTCGCCGCGTCCACCGCCACGGCGGCGGGCCAGGCGTCCTCGGGGATGAGGTGGTCCGGGCGGCGGCTGCGGTAGTCGGTGACGATGAGGCGCATCCTCGTCCCGAAGTCGAAGCTGCGCCAGATGCGCGAGTCCGGGTAGAGCGGTATCGCATCGATGTCCACCGGGCCCTCGGGCAAATCGCTCGGGTCCAGCGGGATGTACTCGAAGAAGGCCTGCTCCGAGTTGCGGCGCCGGTCCGGCTCGGCCTCGTCCTGGCGCCCGTCGGTGTAGTTGGCGTGCGCGTCCCAGCAGTCGTCGGAGAACTCGTGGTCGTCCCAGGTGACGACGAACGGGTAGCGCTCATGCACCTGCTGGAGGAACGTGTCCGAGCGGTACGTCTTGTAGAGGTCGCGGTAGTTGGACAGCGACGCGGCGGCGAGCACCGTGCCCGTGGAGCTGGCCAACTTCAGTGCGCCGTCCGGCTCGCTGAAGTGCACCTGGCGCGTGGTGCCGGGGATGGTCGCCTCCGGCGTCGTCTCGTAGATGTAGTCCCCGAGGAAGACGACGCAGTCCAGGTCCTCGTCGAGCTGAAGGAGGCGCTGCCAGGTGTTGTAGTAGCGGCCGTTGTAGTCCTGGCAGTTGGCCACCACGAAGCGCACGGGCGTGTCCGTGCTGGCATCCGGCGCCGTGCGCGTGCGTCCCACGGGCGAGGACACGAGCCGGCCGTTCCTCTCTTGAAGGAACCGGAAGAAGTACGTCGTGCGCGGCGACAGCCCTGTCACCTTGACCTTGAGCACGTGGTCATGTGCCGAACTGACAGTCACGTTCTTGAGGTCCAGGACACGCTGGCTGAAGCGGTCATCCAGCGCGACCTGGACGGTGAGCGGGACATCGGCGTCCGCGTTGCCCGGGTCTATGGCGCGCGTCCAGATGACCACGCTGGTGGGGCGTGGGTCTCCGGAGGCGACGGACTGCGGGTAGAAGGTGCGGTCCTCGACGACGGGCATCTCGTCGTCATCGTCGGAGCAGCCGAAGGCGGTGCTCGCGGCCACGGCGGCCAGGCACTTCAGGACGGTACGGCGGTCCAGCACTCGCGGCATGGGGCGGCTCCTCGGCGCGGCCGGGAGGACGGCTCCCGGAGAACGGGCGAGGTTACGGAGCGCACAGTGGCGCTCCATCGGCCCCGGGGCCGTCCGTCCCGTCCGCTTCCCGGCAACAGGCTCCACCGCCAGGGCGGACGCGCGCGCTCAACTCTTGGACGCCTTCGGGTCCACGGACGAAATGTCCGCGTTGTCCGCCTCACCGCCCGCGGTGCCGTCCGCGCCGTAGGAGATGACGACGGGCCTGCCGCCCTCGTTCGAGTACACGTAGTCGTTGCCCCACGGGTCCTTGGGGAGCTTGGCCAGCGCGTGGCTCTCCACCAGCGCGTTGAGCCCGGCGGAGGTGTCCGGGTAGCGGCCCTTCATCGCGTAGTGGAGATCGAGCGCGGTCTGGATGGTCTTGATGTCCAGCGCGGCCGTGTCCTTCTTCGCCACTCCGAGCATGGGAATGACGGCGATGCCCACCGCCGCCGCGATGAGCCCGAGGATGGTGATGACCACCATGATTTCAATGAGGGTCATTCCGCGGCTGCGACGGCGCTTCTGCTGCTTCGTGTTGGTGTGGTTCATGACGGTTCTTCGCCTCACGTGACGTTCTGGCAGGCCATCGCGTCGCCTCGATGTCGCGCTGTCGCGAGCCCCCCGGCTCCGCGCATGGCGCTGCCTCCGCGAGCCCTCCGCCAATCCCTGGCGGTGGGCTCATGAGGACGTCAGTGCAGGTCGCGTGCCCGCCCATGAAGAAGGGCTCGGGAATATTCGCGGCGCATTCCGTTCAGAGGCCGTAGCTCCACCACGCATCCCCAGGACATTCCATGAAGAGCCACTTCCTCGCCCGGGCCGTCAGCGGCCTCGTGGCGCTCTCCACCCTTGCGCCCTCGCTCGTCCACGCGGCCTGCGACATCGACAGCGCGGCGCAGTCCGCTCCGGCGCTGACCTCCACCAACTGGTACCACCGCATCGACGGGGCAGGGAACGTCGCCGCCTCGCACCCGGACGGCTACTACCAGATCAGCTCCGCCAGCATGGTGAACCGTGGCACCTGGCTCGACGCGACGGTGCCGCACATGCCCATCTACAAGCCGTTCCGCGAGAGCACGGTGACGGTGGGGACCGGGTGGATGTACGGCGCCAACTCGCGCCACAACGCGGTGGACTACGGCAACGCCGGCAACAGCTTCCGCGTGGACGCGGTGGCGGACGGCACGGTGCTGTGGGTGGGCTACATGCCCAGCCCGGGCAACGTGGTCATCATCGAGCACACCGCGAAGGACGGCTCGAGGTTCCGCACCATCTACCATCACCTGCGCGACGGCCGGGACGAGGACATCGCCCGCGCCCGCCTGACGAAGACCTATTACGAGAAGGGCAACGGCGCCGGCTCCTTCGCCACCGCGGACGCCGCGTGGAAGAACTACCAGGCCCAGGCGGACGCGGACGGTCAGTTGCTGACCAACGGCGCGACGGCCGCGCAAATCACCGCGATTGAGTCGCGCTGGGGCACGAACTCGCAGGGCATCCTGGTGAGCGAGGGCCAGACGGTGAAGGCGGGGCAGCAGATCGGCATGGCCGGGCTCACCGGCGCGCACGGGATGAACAGCTCCATCACCAACACGCACCTGCACATCATGTTCGCGCGTCCCGCCGAGCACTGGGTGGGCGGCATGAAGCAGAACCTGTGGACGTTCTTCGACCCGTACGGCCTCTACGCGCTCAGCGCGTCCTGCTACCAGACGGAGTACCCGTCGGGGCAGGGCGGTCAGGCGGACCAGCACACTACGCACTACGCGCCCTTCTTCCAGGACTTCGCGG comes from Pyxidicoccus parkwaysis and encodes:
- a CDS encoding alkaline phosphatase D family protein, giving the protein MPRVLDRRTVLKCLAAVAASTAFGCSDDDDEMPVVEDRTFYPQSVASGDPRPTSVVIWTRAIDPGNADADVPLTVQVALDDRFSQRVLDLKNVTVSSAHDHVLKVKVTGLSPRTTYFFRFLQERNGRLVSSPVGRTRTAPDASTDTPVRFVVANCQDYNGRYYNTWQRLLQLDEDLDCVVFLGDYIYETTPEATIPGTTRQVHFSEPDGALKLASSTGTVLAAASLSNYRDLYKTYRSDTFLQQVHERYPFVVTWDDHEFSDDCWDAHANYTDGRQDEAEPDRRRNSEQAFFEYIPLDPSDLPEGPVDIDAIPLYPDSRIWRSFDFGTRMRLIVTDYRSRRPDHLIPEDAWPAAVAVDAATLTALGVAGSFTSDTFAYVDISAPEYTAELGILRAAYVQLAVSEGLAQQDAETRAADAVKGPQALAFVNPILTQAGRAAISPTGKPRGIGFVHMGKTAIFSRLGSRYVVVKDTFDVYAAARDIATGGEAEDAYGAEQSAFVLSAAEGPPTWKVLISSVSPTTMVWDLSNKPDVEPATVRNRYYFDVDQWDGFPQERARLLGELRGRTQDRTVVVAGDIHAAFASVELGVPALTAPAISSSSVKEEAGSQVEAAGFPPSSAVYRYVVTEQDATLREGNPNIAFVDTDSHGFTVVEVQADVVRAAYHLIPSSEAHTSYADQPEALASHFTRKDFIIQGGGISMG
- a CDS encoding type II secretion system protein GspG; the protein is MNHTNTKQQKRRRSRGMTLIEIMVVITILGLIAAAVGIAVIPMLGVAKKDTAALDIKTIQTALDLHYAMKGRYPDTSAGLNALVESHALAKLPKDPWGNDYVYSNEGGRPVVISYGADGTAGGEADNADISSVDPKASKS